In a genomic window of Streptococcus oralis:
- a CDS encoding nucleoside-diphosphate sugar epimerase/dehydratase encodes MNKKLTDYVIDLVEILNKQQKQVFWGIFDILSMVVSIIVSYILFYGLINPAPVDYVIYTLLAFLLYQIMIAFWGLNASISRYSKITDFMKIFFGVMLSSVLSYGICYAFLPLFSIRFIVLFILLSTFLILLPRITWQLIYSKRKQGSGDGEHRRTFLIGAGDGGALFMNSYQHPTSDLELVGILDNDEKKKGQKLGGIPVLGSYENLPELAKRHQIERVIVAIPSLDPSEYERILQMCNKLGVKCYKMPKVETVVQGLHQPGSGFQKIDITDLLGRQEIRLDESRLGTEITGKTILVTGAGGSIGSEICRQVSRFNPERIVLLGHGENSIYLVYHELIRTFQGIDYVPVIADIQDYDRLLQVFEQYKPAIVYHAAAHKHVPMMERNPKEAFKNNILGTYNVAKAVDEAKVPKMVMISTDKAVNPPNVMGATKRVAELIVTGFNQRSKSTYCAVRFGNVLGSRGSVIPVFERQIAEGGPVTVTDFRMTRYFMTIPEASRLVIHAGAYAKDGEVFILDMGKPVKIYDLAKKMVLLSGHTESEIPIVEVGIRPGEKLYEELLVSTELVDNQVMDKIFVGKVNVMPLEAINQKIEEFRSLSGDELKEAIISFANETTHAE; translated from the coding sequence ATGAATAAAAAACTAACAGATTATGTGATTGATCTGGTTGAAATTTTAAATAAACAGCAAAAACAAGTGTTTTGGGGGATATTCGATATTCTGAGTATGGTGGTTTCCATCATCGTATCTTATATCTTGTTTTATGGCCTTATAAATCCTGCGCCTGTGGATTACGTGATCTACACTCTTTTAGCTTTCCTCCTCTATCAAATCATGATTGCATTTTGGGGGCTAAACGCTAGTATCAGTCGTTATAGCAAGATTACGGATTTCATGAAAATCTTTTTCGGAGTGATGCTCAGCAGTGTTCTTTCTTATGGAATCTGCTATGCCTTTCTTCCACTATTTTCTATCCGTTTCATCGTGCTCTTCATTTTGCTGAGCACCTTCCTTATCTTGCTTCCTCGTATCACTTGGCAGTTGATTTATTCTAAGCGCAAGCAAGGTAGTGGAGATGGAGAGCATCGTCGGACCTTCTTGATTGGTGCTGGTGATGGTGGTGCCCTCTTTATGAACAGCTATCAACATCCAACTAGCGACCTTGAGCTAGTGGGGATATTGGATAATGATGAAAAGAAAAAGGGACAAAAACTAGGTGGGATCCCAGTTCTGGGCTCTTATGAAAATCTGCCTGAATTGGCTAAACGTCACCAAATCGAGCGTGTCATCGTAGCGATTCCTTCGCTTGACCCATCAGAGTACGAACGCATCTTACAGATGTGTAATAAGCTAGGTGTCAAATGTTACAAGATGCCTAAGGTTGAGACAGTCGTTCAAGGACTCCATCAACCAGGTAGTGGTTTCCAAAAAATTGATATCACAGACCTTTTGGGCCGTCAGGAGATTCGTCTCGACGAATCGCGTCTGGGTACTGAGATTACAGGCAAGACCATCTTGGTGACAGGAGCTGGTGGTTCGATTGGTTCAGAGATTTGTCGTCAAGTTAGCCGCTTCAATCCCGAGCGTATCGTCTTGCTTGGACATGGTGAAAACTCAATCTATCTCGTTTATCATGAATTGATCCGTACATTCCAAGGGATTGATTATGTTCCTGTTATTGCAGATATTCAGGACTATGACCGTCTCTTGCAGGTGTTTGAGCAGTACAAACCAGCCATTGTTTACCATGCTGCAGCCCACAAGCACGTTCCGATGATGGAACGCAATCCAAAAGAAGCCTTCAAGAACAATATCCTCGGTACCTACAATGTTGCCAAGGCTGTTGATGAAGCCAAAGTACCTAAGATGGTCATGATTTCGACTGACAAGGCGGTCAATCCACCGAATGTTATGGGTGCAACTAAGCGCGTGGCAGAATTGATTGTCACTGGCTTTAACCAACGTAGCAAATCAACCTACTGTGCAGTTCGTTTTGGGAATGTTCTTGGTAGTCGTGGTAGCGTGATTCCTGTCTTTGAACGTCAGATTGCTGAAGGTGGTCCGGTAACGGTGACAGACTTCCGTATGACACGTTACTTCATGACCATTCCAGAGGCCAGTCGTCTGGTAATCCATGCTGGCGCTTATGCCAAGGACGGAGAAGTCTTTATCCTAGACATGGGCAAACCGGTTAAAATCTATGACTTGGCTAAGAAAATGGTTCTTCTAAGCGGACACACGGAAAGTGAAATTCCAATCGTTGAAGTTGGAATTCGCCCAGGGGAAAAACTCTATGAAGAACTCTTGGTTTCGACCGAATTGGTTGATAACCAAGTCATGGACAAGATCTTCGTTGGTAAGGTAAATGTCATGCCTCTAGAAGCCATCAATCAAAAAATAGAGGAGTTCCGTTCACTCAGCGGAGATGAGCTCAAAGAAGCGATCATTTCTTTTGCGAATGAGACAACTCATGCTGAGTAA
- the sdaAB gene encoding L-serine ammonia-lyase, iron-sulfur-dependent subunit beta produces the protein MHSLRFQSVFDIIGPVMIGPSSSHTAGAVRIGKIVSSIFDDTPTEVEFHLFNSFAKTYRGHGTDLALVAGILGMDTDDPDIPNSLEIAHKRGIKIVWTIQKDSNAPHPNTTKITVKNEHKSISVTGISIGGGNIQVTELNGFAVSLNMNTPTIIIVHQDVPGMIAHVTEALSRFDINIAQMNVTREKAGEKAIMIIEVDSRSCEEAIEEIRKIPHLHNVNFFK, from the coding sequence ATGCACTCACTTCGTTTTCAATCTGTCTTTGACATTATCGGACCAGTTATGATTGGCCCATCAAGTAGCCATACTGCTGGAGCTGTTCGCATCGGGAAAATCGTCTCTTCCATCTTTGATGATACGCCGACAGAAGTCGAATTCCATTTATTTAATTCATTTGCCAAAACCTACCGTGGTCATGGAACCGACCTTGCTCTCGTCGCTGGTATATTAGGCATGGATACGGACGATCCCGACATTCCAAATAGCCTAGAGATTGCCCATAAACGCGGTATCAAGATTGTCTGGACCATTCAGAAGGACAGCAATGCTCCTCATCCTAATACCACTAAAATTACTGTGAAGAATGAACACAAGTCCATTAGTGTGACAGGAATTTCCATCGGTGGAGGAAATATCCAGGTTACGGAACTTAACGGCTTTGCTGTCTCTCTCAACATGAATACCCCGACCATCATCATCGTGCATCAGGATGTTCCGGGTATGATTGCCCATGTCACAGAAGCCCTCTCTCGTTTCGATATCAACATCGCACAGATGAATGTGACTCGAGAAAAAGCTGGAGAAAAAGCCATCATGATTATCGAAGTCGATAGTCGAAGTTGCGAAGAGGCGATTGAAGAAATCCGAAAAATCCCTCATCTCCACAATGTCAATTTCTTTAAGTAG
- a CDS encoding LysM peptidoglycan-binding domain-containing protein encodes MSLTTKKIKTTIAGVAALLAFFAPSLASAQETVTYTVKSGDTLSEIAEKYNTTVEKLAAKNNIKDIHLIYVDQVLVIEGTASTVAPAATTEETAPVATETVEEAPAATTTYEAPAAPATPAAESNTAAASTVSGSEAEAKEWIAQKESGGSYTATNGRYIGRYQLTDSYLNGDYSAENQERVADAYVAGRYGSWTAAKNFWLNNGWY; translated from the coding sequence ATGTCATTAACAACTAAAAAAATTAAAACAACTATCGCAGGAGTAGCAGCTTTGCTTGCTTTCTTTGCTCCATCACTTGCATCTGCCCAAGAAACTGTAACTTACACAGTTAAATCAGGTGATACTCTTTCAGAAATCGCTGAGAAGTACAACACAACTGTTGAAAAATTGGCGGCAAAAAACAACATTAAAGATATTCACCTTATCTATGTTGACCAAGTTTTGGTTATTGAAGGAACAGCTTCTACTGTAGCTCCAGCAGCAACAACGGAAGAAACAGCTCCAGTAGCTACAGAAACAGTTGAAGAAGCTCCAGCAGCAACAACAACTTATGAAGCCCCAGCTGCACCTGCAACTCCAGCAGCAGAAAGCAACACTGCAGCAGCTTCTACTGTAAGTGGTTCTGAAGCAGAAGCCAAAGAATGGATCGCTCAAAAAGAATCAGGTGGTAGCTACACTGCTACAAACGGACGTTACATCGGACGTTACCAATTGACAGATTCATACTTGAACGGTGACTACTCAGCTGAAAACCAAGAACGTGTAGCAGATGCCTACGTTGCAGGACGTTACGGTTCATGGACAGCTGCCAAGAACTTCTGGCTTAACAACGGTTGGTATTAA
- a CDS encoding bacteriocin-associated integral membrane family protein → MKKISNFCMLLLLLCTTFFVFNVNYTREVVRIQEMGKTASSLDVYLKDVNEPAESVLRFFEDVSKEYKVSIIKTDSGDEVVKSGVFDKDTFPYQEFGISSLDFTTDGEGVYSNKEISNKLGTIPTFLKAKPIQLMTFQTYIKDTSRSLNGRYTITSTQEMDKDRIVQKWSDFFKIDQTTLLEPIYKSAVEVINRDLLLSAIVFVLAILLLVLVTVYQPMMDMKRVGVQKLLGFQDRAVLADVVKGNLYLLLAGGLVINLGVFFLLDYKPKDLFPMLWLSHFLLFQLYLFISWLTYLLIQKMTISSLLKSFSSFKFGLLFNYLMKIGTTILLTVLLVGVGKSLEQENKELDYQKQWISQGNYLTLETFQLNDNLWQEQLAGSGQAVDYFYRFYLDLVEKTQAGYVQSSSLPVKNFVKSDQTQQYQLTDTVDVYYANRNFLKSKGFKLPDTGTKKVILMPASTKGEEDKNQLLGKLIAYLSMKYEEQQKRTIEEMDIEIAYYEGDWSFFPYSDKRKENLYNPIISLVNDSDMMWDEKASLSTTGLNNPIKIENTAQHQKEVTALVEKLSDGNYLKFSSIQAIQQEKVDSYRDAVRNFNILFALVGLLSMMISYFLLVTTFLLKRTDIITKKFMGWKLIDRYRSLLGLLLAVYSLPFMVLLFFTQALFSLLLFAGFTGLDILFVLFLGSKMEKRNVVQLLKGDHL, encoded by the coding sequence ATGAAAAAAATCAGTAATTTCTGTATGTTACTCCTGCTTCTCTGTACTACTTTTTTTGTTTTTAATGTAAACTACACACGAGAAGTGGTTCGGATTCAGGAAATGGGAAAGACAGCGAGTTCTTTGGATGTATACTTGAAAGATGTCAATGAACCTGCAGAATCTGTTCTTCGATTTTTTGAGGATGTATCAAAGGAATACAAGGTCTCCATTATCAAAACAGACAGTGGTGATGAGGTGGTCAAGTCTGGTGTTTTTGATAAAGATACCTTCCCCTACCAAGAGTTTGGGATTTCTTCTCTTGATTTTACTACAGATGGTGAGGGAGTTTACAGTAATAAAGAAATTTCCAATAAACTTGGTACGATTCCGACTTTTCTAAAAGCCAAGCCTATTCAGCTTATGACTTTTCAAACCTATATCAAGGATACATCTCGTAGTTTAAATGGTCGCTATACGATAACTTCTACACAAGAGATGGACAAGGATAGGATTGTACAGAAATGGAGCGATTTTTTCAAGATAGACCAGACTACCTTGCTAGAGCCGATCTATAAAAGTGCAGTGGAAGTCATAAATCGAGATTTGCTTTTATCTGCCATTGTTTTTGTCTTGGCTATTTTACTTCTTGTGTTAGTGACAGTGTATCAACCGATGATGGATATGAAAAGAGTTGGGGTACAAAAATTACTGGGTTTTCAAGATCGGGCTGTTTTAGCTGATGTTGTGAAAGGCAATCTCTACCTCCTCCTAGCTGGGGGGCTTGTGATCAATCTAGGAGTGTTTTTCTTGCTTGATTACAAGCCAAAAGATTTGTTCCCTATGTTATGGTTGTCGCATTTTTTGCTTTTTCAACTTTATCTCTTTATCAGTTGGTTGACTTACCTCTTAATTCAAAAAATGACAATCAGCTCTCTGCTGAAAAGTTTTTCATCTTTCAAATTTGGTCTACTCTTTAATTATTTGATGAAAATTGGAACTACTATTTTACTGACAGTCTTGCTAGTTGGGGTAGGAAAAAGTTTGGAGCAAGAAAACAAAGAGTTGGATTACCAGAAACAGTGGATCAGTCAAGGAAATTATCTGACCTTGGAAACTTTCCAACTCAATGATAACCTGTGGCAAGAGCAGTTGGCAGGCTCAGGGCAGGCAGTGGATTATTTCTATCGATTTTATCTGGATTTGGTAGAAAAAACGCAGGCGGGCTATGTGCAAAGTAGCAGTCTTCCTGTAAAAAATTTTGTCAAATCAGACCAGACTCAGCAATATCAGTTAACAGATACGGTGGATGTTTACTATGCTAATCGCAATTTTCTAAAGAGCAAGGGATTCAAGTTACCCGATACCGGCACTAAAAAAGTTATTTTGATGCCAGCAAGTACGAAAGGTGAAGAAGATAAAAATCAGCTCTTGGGAAAATTAATTGCCTATCTTTCGATGAAGTATGAAGAGCAACAAAAACGAACGATAGAGGAGATGGATATCGAGATTGCTTACTATGAAGGTGATTGGTCATTTTTCCCATATAGTGATAAGCGAAAGGAAAATCTCTACAATCCAATTATTAGCTTGGTCAATGATTCTGATATGATGTGGGATGAAAAAGCTTCCCTGTCAACAACAGGTTTAAATAATCCCATTAAAATCGAAAATACAGCTCAACATCAAAAAGAGGTGACAGCGTTAGTTGAGAAATTGTCAGATGGGAATTATTTAAAATTTTCATCTATTCAAGCCATTCAACAAGAGAAAGTAGATTCTTATCGAGATGCTGTTCGGAATTTCAACATACTCTTTGCTTTGGTTGGTCTTCTTAGTATGATGATTTCCTACTTCTTACTAGTAACAACTTTCTTATTGAAGCGAACAGATATTATTACCAAGAAGTTTATGGGCTGGAAATTGATAGATCGGTATCGCTCCTTGCTGGGTCTTCTATTAGCTGTTTATAGCCTTCCTTTTATGGTTTTGCTATTCTTTACACAGGCACTGTTCTCCCTCTTGCTTTTCGCAGGATTTACAGGCTTAGATATTCTGTTTGTACTTTTCTTGGGCTCTAAGATGGAAAAACGAAATGTAGTGCAGTTATTGAAAGGGGATCACTTATGA
- a CDS encoding CynX/NimT family MFS transporter, translated as MKKQSLFFVLGIVLIGTVLRSPFTALPTILGDIAQGLGVEVSSLGILTSLPLLMFALFSAFASRLAQKIGLEHLFTYCLLLLTVGSVIRIFNLPLLYLGTLIVGASIAIFNVLLPSIIQANQPQKISFLTTLYVTAMGISTAIASYLSVPITQASSWKGLILVLSFLCLVTLLVWLPNHRHNHHLESQKEKQVKENILKSKDVWAIIIFGGLQSLLFYTSMTWLPTMAVSAGISNSDAALLASIFSLISIPFSMTVPSLTTRLSDSHRRIMLAIISIAGMMGIAMLLYPANNFLYWLVVHLLIGTACSALFPYLMVCFSLKTSSPEKTAQLSGLAQTGGYILAAFGPALFGYSFELFQSWIPAVLALLAIDIIMTVSLFMVDRADKIL; from the coding sequence ATGAAGAAACAATCACTCTTTTTTGTTCTAGGAATTGTCTTAATCGGGACTGTTTTACGATCTCCCTTCACTGCTCTTCCAACTATTTTAGGAGATATTGCTCAGGGACTAGGAGTGGAGGTTAGCTCTCTTGGGATTTTAACCAGTCTCCCTCTCTTGATGTTTGCTCTTTTCTCTGCTTTTGCAAGCCGCTTGGCACAAAAAATCGGGTTGGAACATCTCTTTACTTACTGTCTCCTTCTCTTAACCGTTGGCTCTGTCATTCGGATTTTCAATCTTCCCCTTCTCTATCTAGGGACCCTAATTGTGGGAGCAAGCATTGCGATCTTCAATGTACTCCTCCCAAGTATAATCCAGGCAAATCAGCCTCAAAAGATTAGTTTCCTAACAACTCTCTATGTCACTGCCATGGGAATTTCGACAGCCATCGCTTCTTATCTTTCGGTCCCTATCACCCAAGCTAGTTCTTGGAAGGGACTTATCCTCGTTCTCAGCTTTCTCTGTCTGGTCACTCTGCTAGTCTGGTTGCCAAATCATCGCCACAACCACCACCTAGAAAGCCAAAAAGAAAAGCAAGTCAAAGAGAATATTCTAAAAAGTAAAGATGTCTGGGCTATCATTATCTTTGGCGGGCTTCAGTCCTTGCTCTTTTATACAAGTATGACCTGGTTGCCAACTATGGCTGTTAGTGCTGGTATTTCTAATAGTGATGCGGCTCTTCTGGCTTCTATCTTCTCACTGATCAGCATTCCTTTTTCCATGACTGTTCCAAGTCTGACGACTCGTCTATCAGATAGTCACCGTCGAATCATGCTGGCAATTATCTCTATCGCTGGTATGATGGGAATTGCCATGCTCTTGTATCCAGCCAATAATTTCCTCTACTGGTTAGTCGTCCATCTCTTGATTGGAACGGCCTGCAGTGCCCTCTTCCCCTACCTCATGGTTTGCTTTTCTCTTAAAACCAGTTCTCCTGAAAAGACAGCTCAGCTATCAGGACTAGCGCAAACAGGAGGCTACATCTTGGCGGCCTTTGGTCCTGCCTTGTTTGGTTATAGTTTTGAACTTTTTCAATCTTGGATCCCAGCTGTCCTTGCTCTTCTAGCCATCGATATCATCATGACCGTCTCACTCTTTATGGTGGATCGGGCGGATAAAATCCTCTAA
- a CDS encoding DUF805 domain-containing protein, with protein MLSAIRSFFKGYANFSGRSTRPEFWWVWLLNMVIFLPAYYSLFTGLESDKAIRNIAVFSMCIILFIVEFVPLLALIVRRLRDVGIHWAYIFIVFVPLGAVTLLVMLAMPSQRFGEKVIKNSDKNKENKEDSQFEDMVRKY; from the coding sequence ATGCTGAGTGCTATTAGGAGTTTTTTCAAAGGCTATGCAAATTTTTCTGGTCGTTCCACACGTCCAGAATTTTGGTGGGTTTGGCTGCTAAATATGGTAATTTTCTTGCCCGCCTACTACTCGCTATTCACGGGATTAGAATCTGATAAAGCCATCAGGAATATTGCGGTCTTCAGTATGTGTATTATTTTGTTTATAGTAGAGTTTGTTCCTCTACTAGCACTGATAGTACGTCGCTTACGAGATGTGGGTATCCATTGGGCCTATATCTTTATTGTATTTGTTCCTTTGGGTGCAGTAACACTGCTCGTTATGCTCGCTATGCCAAGTCAACGATTTGGAGAAAAAGTGATAAAAAATAGTGACAAAAATAAAGAAAATAAGGAAGACTCTCAGTTTGAAGACATGGTACGAAAATATTAG
- a CDS encoding lactococcin 972 family bacteriocin, whose product MKKLVKIGVATVMACGLLATTNALAVWVDGGQWNYGVGWTGTFGYSDYLHSTRSHTATVRHGGRISKDRQGPRVWAQASLTKIPPTGLEYFYGF is encoded by the coding sequence ATGAAAAAATTAGTAAAAATTGGTGTCGCAACCGTAATGGCATGTGGTCTGCTTGCTACGACAAATGCTTTAGCAGTATGGGTAGATGGTGGTCAATGGAACTATGGAGTAGGTTGGACAGGAACTTTTGGATATTCTGATTATTTACATTCTACTCGCTCTCATACAGCAACTGTCCGACATGGAGGTAGAATCTCTAAGGATCGTCAGGGTCCTAGGGTTTGGGCACAAGCTTCCCTTACTAAAATTCCGCCAACAGGATTAGAATATTTCTATGGATTTTAA
- a CDS encoding HAD-IA family hydrolase yields MPSISAVFFDLDGTLVDSSIGIHNAFTHTFKELGVPSPDAKTIRGFMGPPLESSFATCLPKKQIPEAVQIYRSYYKEKGIHEAQLFPRITELLQEISQNYPLYITTTKNTPIAQDMTKNLGIHHFFDGIYGSSPETPHKADVIRYALQTHQLPADQVLIIGDTKFDMIGAQETGIKKFAVTWGFGEEADLLSYQPDWIARTIDDIISQL; encoded by the coding sequence ATGCCCTCTATCTCAGCAGTCTTTTTTGATCTAGACGGAACTCTGGTTGACAGTTCCATCGGGATCCACAATGCCTTTACCCATACCTTTAAAGAGCTAGGAGTTCCAAGCCCTGATGCCAAAACCATTCGTGGTTTTATGGGACCGCCCCTTGAAAGTAGTTTTGCAACATGCCTTCCCAAGAAACAAATCCCAGAGGCTGTGCAGATATACCGCTCTTACTACAAGGAAAAAGGAATCCACGAAGCCCAACTCTTCCCCCGAATAACGGAATTGCTTCAAGAGATTTCGCAAAACTACCCTCTCTACATCACTACAACAAAGAATACTCCGATTGCCCAGGATATGACTAAAAATCTGGGAATCCATCATTTCTTTGATGGCATTTACGGCTCTAGTCCTGAAACGCCGCACAAGGCGGATGTCATCCGTTACGCCTTGCAGACGCATCAACTGCCTGCAGACCAAGTTCTCATCATTGGCGACACCAAGTTTGATATGATCGGAGCCCAAGAAACTGGTATTAAAAAGTTCGCTGTTACTTGGGGATTTGGAGAAGAGGCTGATTTACTCAGCTATCAACCTGACTGGATTGCCCGTACCATTGATGATATCATTAGCCAGCTCTAA
- a CDS encoding helix-turn-helix domain-containing protein, producing MRYDFGNVYKEIRESKGLTQEEVCGGVLSRTSLSKIESGKTTPKYENMEFLLQQINMSFEEFEYICHLYHPSERSTIMQTFLKMASISGTSDLSKLLKKCQHYLKTHHDFPIQQLQDMLEIVIYIRENGIEKLSSKVDNIVNRLWDKIEKQDTWYESDLKVLNTILFAFPMEYIHQITEKILERLEVYKHYSPVFQLRMMLLLNLSTLYLYNGDKLLCKQLCYTLLEEAKASKQYDTLAFSYIRIGICANDAQLIQNGLSLAKLVEDEHLLTELEREVNIFVNKKEP from the coding sequence ATGCGCTACGATTTTGGAAATGTTTATAAAGAAATCCGTGAGTCAAAAGGATTGACTCAAGAAGAGGTCTGTGGGGGTGTTCTCTCAAGAACCAGCCTATCAAAAATAGAAAGTGGCAAGACAACTCCAAAATATGAGAATATGGAATTTCTTCTCCAGCAAATTAATATGAGTTTTGAAGAGTTTGAATATATTTGCCATCTCTACCACCCAAGTGAACGATCAACTATCATGCAGACTTTTCTAAAAATGGCTTCTATTAGTGGTACGAGCGACTTAAGTAAATTACTCAAAAAATGCCAACATTATCTAAAAACACATCATGATTTTCCCATCCAGCAGTTGCAAGATATGCTCGAAATCGTTATCTACATCCGTGAAAATGGGATAGAAAAATTGTCAAGTAAGGTTGACAACATTGTAAACAGATTATGGGATAAGATTGAGAAACAAGATACTTGGTATGAGAGTGACCTCAAAGTCCTTAATACCATTCTCTTTGCTTTTCCTATGGAGTATATTCATCAGATTACCGAAAAAATTCTCGAACGACTAGAGGTTTATAAACACTATAGTCCTGTCTTTCAGCTTCGTATGATGTTGCTTCTGAATCTCTCAACTCTTTATCTTTACAATGGTGATAAGTTGCTTTGCAAACAGCTTTGCTACACTCTCTTAGAGGAGGCAAAAGCAAGCAAACAGTACGATACACTTGCGTTTTCCTATATTCGTATCGGCATTTGTGCTAATGATGCTCAGTTGATACAGAATGGACTCTCCTTAGCTAAACTAGTAGAAGATGAACACTTACTAACAGAGCTAGAGCGAGAAGTTAACATCTTTGTAAACAAAAAAGAGCCCTAA
- a CDS encoding glycosyltransferase — protein MPEKQKISVLMSVYVKENPTFLRDAIKSVQNQTLKPSELVLVEDGPLTPELYQVLDEVAAQSDIPVKRCPLEQNQGLGLALRYGVLQCQYDIIARMDTDDLAVPDRFEKQLQLMEKEDLDLLGGHIAEFIDNPDEIVSYRRVPTQHADIVAYQRMRSAFNHMTVMFKKDMVLKAGNYEDGLYMEDDLLWLNMIAAGAKTGNLDQILCKVRVGAGMFERRGGLRYLKLYRQARQRMLERGQISYMEYAKSVAIQAIVALCPGFVRQFIFVKLLRKRK, from the coding sequence GTGCCTGAAAAGCAAAAAATCAGCGTCTTGATGTCGGTCTATGTAAAGGAAAATCCGACGTTTTTAAGAGATGCTATCAAAAGTGTTCAAAACCAGACCTTGAAACCGAGCGAACTTGTTCTTGTTGAGGATGGCCCGCTCACACCCGAACTCTATCAGGTGCTAGATGAAGTGGCAGCTCAGTCAGACATTCCAGTTAAACGGTGCCCCTTAGAACAAAACCAAGGTTTAGGCTTGGCTCTTCGATACGGTGTTTTACAGTGCCAGTATGACATTATTGCCCGCATGGATACGGATGATTTAGCCGTTCCGGATCGTTTTGAGAAACAGCTTCAGCTAATGGAGAAAGAAGATCTCGATCTCTTAGGCGGCCATATCGCAGAGTTCATTGACAATCCAGATGAGATTGTATCTTATCGTCGTGTTCCAACTCAGCACGCAGACATTGTGGCTTATCAGAGAATGAGAAGCGCTTTTAACCATATGACAGTCATGTTTAAAAAGGACATGGTCCTCAAGGCGGGCAACTATGAAGATGGCCTTTACATGGAGGATGACCTCCTTTGGCTCAATATGATTGCTGCAGGTGCCAAGACTGGGAACCTAGATCAAATCTTGTGTAAGGTTCGTGTCGGTGCAGGGATGTTTGAGCGTCGAGGTGGCTTGCGTTACCTTAAACTCTATCGTCAGGCTCGCCAAAGGATGCTTGAGCGAGGGCAAATTTCTTACATGGAATATGCTAAAAGTGTAGCCATTCAGGCAATTGTTGCACTTTGTCCAGGCTTTGTACGTCAGTTTATCTTCGTCAAACTTTTAAGAAAGAGAAAGTAA
- the sdaAA gene encoding L-serine ammonia-lyase, iron-sulfur-dependent, subunit alpha, whose translation MFYSIKELVEQADLDFQGNVAELMIATEYQLTGRERPEVLLLMERNLEVMKASVELGLSENKSRSGLTGGDAAKLDRHLKSGKALSDFTILSAARNAIAVNEHNAKMGLVCATPTAGSAGCLPAVLTAAIQKLDLSHEEQLDFLFAAGAFGLVIANNASISGAEGGCQAEVGSASAMSAAALTLAAGGSPYQASQAIAFVIKNMLGLICDPVAGLVEVPCVKRNAMGASFAFIAADMALAGIESKIPVDEVIDAMYQVGSSLPTAFRETAEGGLAATPTGRRLQKEIFGK comes from the coding sequence ATGTTTTATTCTATCAAAGAATTGGTTGAGCAAGCAGATCTAGACTTCCAAGGGAATGTTGCAGAACTCATGATTGCAACCGAATATCAACTAACCGGTCGAGAACGGCCAGAAGTTCTCCTCCTCATGGAACGCAATCTAGAAGTCATGAAAGCCTCTGTCGAGCTCGGCCTCAGTGAAAACAAATCCCGTAGTGGCTTAACAGGCGGAGATGCGGCCAAACTAGACCGCCATCTCAAAAGTGGCAAGGCCTTGTCGGACTTTACCATCCTATCAGCAGCCCGTAATGCCATCGCGGTCAATGAACACAATGCGAAGATGGGCTTGGTCTGCGCCACTCCAACCGCAGGAAGTGCTGGCTGTCTGCCAGCCGTTCTCACTGCTGCTATCCAAAAACTTGACCTTAGTCACGAAGAACAGCTGGATTTCCTCTTTGCTGCTGGTGCCTTTGGACTAGTCATCGCGAACAATGCCTCTATCTCAGGTGCTGAAGGTGGCTGTCAGGCCGAAGTTGGCTCTGCCTCTGCCATGAGTGCCGCAGCCTTGACCTTGGCTGCAGGTGGAAGCCCCTATCAGGCTAGCCAAGCCATTGCCTTTGTCATTAAAAATATGCTAGGCCTTATCTGCGATCCCGTCGCTGGTTTGGTTGAAGTTCCCTGTGTCAAACGCAATGCCATGGGGGCTAGTTTTGCCTTTATCGCGGCTGATATGGCCTTGGCAGGTATCGAGTCTAAAATCCCTGTTGACGAAGTCATCGATGCCATGTATCAGGTCGGATCAAGCCTCCCAACTGCCTTTCGTGAAACGGCTGAGGGTGGACTCGCCGCCACACCTACTGGTCGCCGCCTACAAAAAGAAATCTTCGGAAAATAA